Genomic DNA from Corynebacterium diphtheriae:
CACATTCGTCATCTCTTTAGTCGTGGGACTCATCGCCAACTTCTGCGTATTCCTCTGGCTCATCAAATACCTCCCCCGAGGTGAAGTCCCCGCAAAATCTGCCCTTAAAGCCGCAGGTATTGGTGCTGTGCTCTTTGAGATCTTCAAGCAACTTGCATCGCAATTCTTCTCAAACGCATTGAGCAACCCCGCAGGAGCTACCTTCGGCCCCATCATCGGACTCATGGTCTTGCTCTACTTCGTCTGGCGCATCCTTATGTACTGCTGCGCTTGGGCTGCAACCACCGCGGAATCCCTCGCCATTGCCAAACTCGAGCCACCAGCACCAGCCGTCATCCGCGTTCGTGAAGAAATCCGCACCGGAGGTGACAAGGGCAAAGGCATCGGAATCGGCATCGCCGGTGCTACAGCCGCTACCGCCTTGCTGTCACTGTGGAAGCGAAAGTAACTCCCAACGACTCCTAGAATCCGCCTGATTCAACAAAATAAAAACAACCCCTAGGGACAACAGGAGATGACACACATCGTCTCCGTACCTAGGGGTTTTCCTGTTTTAGCTATTCACGCGATCTTCACGTTTACCGAACATCCACGCCAGCGCCCCGAGCACCACCAGCGCCACCAACGCCCCCAGAATCACAAAACGAGGTGTCGTGTCGCGGTTATCAGAAGGATTAGTAAACGATGGGCGCGAGAGTTCTTTTGGTTGCGATTCTTCGGAAGGAATCGACGATTCCTTCCGAAGAATCGACCCTACTGCTTGGTTTTCGGCGACTTTGTAGCCGGCGTCGATAAGCTTGTTGGCTTGTTCCCATGGGCGTCCTAGATCGATGGTGGTGTCGAGGATGACGGCGGCGATGCGGCGACCGTTGATATTTTTCGCGCCGACGAAGGTGTGGTGGGCGTCGTCAGTAAAACCGGTTTTACCGCCGATGCCGTGCTCCGTGTTCATGAGGATGCCGTTGTCATTCCAGACTTGGAACGTTGTGCCGGTTTTATCGGCGGGGAGTTCTGAGTATTCCTTTTTCACGGTGTCTGCGAAGACGGGGTTTTGCCATGCTGCTTGATAGATCACAGCAAGGTCGCGCACAGAAGTGGACATGCCCTGGGCATCCAAGCCAGTGTATGAGGCGGCGTACGTGTCGACGGTTCCCAATTCCTGGGCAAGATTGTTGATCTTTTTGATGGTGGTGTCTTCGCCGCCGAGGGCGCGTGCGAGTGCACTGGCGGCATCGTTTCCGCTGCCGAGGAGTAGTCCGTCGAGTAGTTGTTGGACGGAATAGTCGATTCCTTCCACAAATCCGACAGCGGAGCCTTCTTGGTTCACGTCGTCATTGGTGATGGTGACTTTTTTCGAAAGATCGAGTTCGTCGATGGCTACGAGCGCGATGAGTGCTTTGATGACGGATGCAGGACGGTAGCGTCCGTGGGGGTCTTTGGTGGCGATGACAGCACCGGTATCGAGGTCAAAAACCATCCATGCCGAAGCGGTATTGGTGGGGACGTCGAATCCTGTTGCTTTTGTTATCCCACAGCTGCCAAATTCGTTGTCGACGGTGGGAAGAGGTGCGATTGAAGTACGGCCTGGTGCGAGTTTTTCGGAGGTCGTCTCGGCCGATGGTGGGGTGGTAGCGTTGTCGCATTTGTCGGTGTTCGGCGCGGAGGAACGCGGTGCGGGATCAGCTAATACTGGTGCCATGGTTGCGCTAAGTGCGGTGGGTGAGAGTGCTGCAGTGATGGCGGTCAGCGCGATGAGGGTTTTGGGCACACGTTTCATACTTATGATGGTGCCGTGGCTTAAGGTGTAGTTCATGTATGACACCCCTATTTTCCGTTCAGAATTTAAAGTAATTTCGCATGAGCTAATTCACGCACTACCGAAAGTGATTCTCGGCGAGTCTGGTGATGCTGCTTATATGCAATCTCGGGTGCAGCAG
This window encodes:
- a CDS encoding D-alanyl-D-alanine carboxypeptidase family protein, with the protein product MNYTLSHGTIISMKRVPKTLIALTAITAALSPTALSATMAPVLADPAPRSSAPNTDKCDNATTPPSAETTSEKLAPGRTSIAPLPTVDNEFGSCGITKATGFDVPTNTASAWMVFDLDTGAVIATKDPHGRYRPASVIKALIALVAIDELDLSKKVTITNDDVNQEGSAVGFVEGIDYSVQQLLDGLLLGSGNDAASALARALGGEDTTIKKINNLAQELGTVDTYAASYTGLDAQGMSTSVRDLAVIYQAAWQNPVFADTVKKEYSELPADKTGTTFQVWNDNGILMNTEHGIGGKTGFTDDAHHTFVGAKNINGRRIAAVILDTTIDLGRPWEQANKLIDAGYKVAENQAVGSILRKESSIPSEESQPKELSRPSFTNPSDNRDTTPRFVILGALVALVVLGALAWMFGKREDRVNS